One Frankia alni ACN14a DNA window includes the following coding sequences:
- the pyrR gene encoding bifunctional pyr operon transcriptional regulator/uracil phosphoribosyltransferase PyrR, with product MASAAASDPASRRPGIARTVLSADDITRIVSRMAHQILEKTSGGAGVVLLGVPTRGVPLAHRLAQRVQAVEGVDLPVGSLDPTMYRDDLRLRGVRPLEVTEIPDGGVDGRVVILVDDVLYSGRTVRAALDALAAYGRPRTVQLAVLVDRGHRELPIRADYVGKNMPTSRRESVAVRLREIDGADGVLIVSPEASPAGAAAGTADPGDRP from the coding sequence GTGGCCTCTGCCGCCGCGAGCGACCCCGCATCGCGCCGTCCCGGCATTGCCCGGACAGTACTGTCCGCCGACGACATCACCCGGATCGTCAGCCGGATGGCGCATCAGATCCTCGAAAAGACCTCCGGTGGTGCCGGTGTCGTGCTGCTCGGGGTGCCCACCCGCGGGGTACCCCTCGCGCATCGACTGGCACAGCGAGTACAGGCTGTGGAGGGAGTGGATCTCCCCGTCGGCTCGCTCGACCCCACGATGTACCGCGACGATCTGCGACTGCGCGGAGTTCGGCCACTGGAGGTGACCGAAATTCCCGACGGCGGGGTCGACGGCCGGGTGGTCATCCTCGTCGACGACGTCCTCTACTCGGGGCGCACGGTGCGCGCCGCGCTCGACGCGCTGGCCGCCTACGGCCGCCCACGCACGGTCCAGCTCGCCGTCCTCGTCGACCGGGGCCACCGCGAGCTGCCGATCCGCGCGGACTACGTCGGGAAGAACATGCCGACCTCGCGCCGCGAGTCGGTGGCCGTCCGGCTGCGGGAGATCGACGGCGCCGACGGCGTGCTCATCGTCTCGCCCGAAGCCAGCCCGGCCGGCGCCGCGGCGGGCACGGCGGACCCGGGAGACCGGCCGTGA
- the bldD gene encoding transcriptional regulator BldD, whose protein sequence is MSDYAKALGARLRAIRTQQGLSLHGVEEKSHGRWKAVVVGSYERGDRAVTVQRLSELAEFYGVPVGELLPEGSTVAPLEQSPRIVLDLERLSQVPKEQGGPLARYAATIQSQRGDYNGRVLSIRYEDLRSLAVIYDTSPSKLTEQLVSWGVLSPEQGADATASDV, encoded by the coding sequence ATGTCCGACTATGCGAAGGCGCTCGGTGCTCGGCTGCGCGCGATACGCACCCAGCAGGGGCTCTCGCTTCATGGCGTCGAAGAGAAGTCGCACGGTCGGTGGAAAGCCGTCGTCGTCGGTTCCTACGAACGTGGGGACCGCGCCGTCACCGTACAGCGTCTCTCGGAGCTCGCGGAGTTCTACGGCGTTCCGGTCGGGGAGCTTCTTCCCGAGGGTTCCACCGTCGCCCCGCTGGAGCAGTCTCCGCGGATCGTCCTCGACCTCGAGCGCCTTTCCCAGGTGCCCAAGGAGCAGGGCGGACCGCTCGCGCGGTACGCGGCGACCATTCAGAGCCAGCGCGGCGACTACAACGGCCGGGTTCTCTCCATTCGCTACGAGGACCTGCGTTCCCTCGCGGTGATCTATGACACCTCCCCCAGCAAGCTCACCGAACAGCTCGTCTCGTGGGGCGTGCTGTCCCCGGAGCAGGGCGCGGACGCCACCGCTTCCGACGTCTGA
- the nusB gene encoding transcription antitermination factor NusB has product MSARSKARKRALDILFEADVRGAAVPEILTARRAQADPPVSEYAEGLVRGVVEHWREINERIGRHAEGWTLERMPPVDRNILRIAVLELLWRPDVPPRVVIDEAVELAKNLSTDRSPSFVNGLVDAGAVPVTAEPDTGSVRES; this is encoded by the coding sequence CTGAGCGCCAGGTCCAAGGCCCGCAAGCGCGCGCTGGACATCCTGTTCGAGGCGGACGTGCGCGGTGCCGCCGTCCCGGAGATCCTCACCGCCCGGCGCGCCCAGGCCGACCCGCCCGTCTCGGAGTACGCCGAGGGGCTGGTCAGGGGCGTCGTCGAGCACTGGCGGGAGATCAACGAGCGGATCGGCCGGCACGCCGAGGGCTGGACGCTGGAGCGCATGCCCCCGGTCGACCGCAACATCCTGCGGATCGCCGTGCTGGAGCTGTTGTGGCGGCCCGACGTTCCGCCCCGAGTCGTCATCGACGAGGCGGTGGAACTGGCGAAGAACCTGTCCACCGACCGGTCGCCGTCCTTCGTCAACGGCCTGGTCGACGCCGGGGCGGTGCCGGTGACGGCCGAACCGGACACCGGGTCGGTCCGGGAGTCCTGA
- the efp gene encoding elongation factor P, producing MATSNDLKNGMTLDIDGVLWNVVGFQHVKPGKGGAFVRTTLKNVLTGKVVDRTFNAGVKVEVATVDRREMTYLYRDGAEFVFMDSESYDQIPIPPDVVGTTADYMLENTVATVALHDGAPLYVELPASVELTIAQTDPGVQGDRSTGGTKPATLETGATINVPLFITTGEKVKVDTRDGRYLGRVTS from the coding sequence GTGGCGACCAGCAACGACCTGAAGAACGGCATGACGCTCGACATCGACGGGGTGTTGTGGAACGTCGTCGGCTTCCAGCACGTCAAGCCGGGTAAGGGCGGGGCGTTCGTCCGCACGACCCTGAAGAACGTGCTCACCGGGAAGGTCGTCGACCGCACCTTCAACGCCGGCGTCAAGGTCGAGGTCGCGACCGTGGACCGGCGCGAGATGACCTACCTCTACCGGGACGGCGCCGAGTTCGTCTTCATGGACAGCGAGTCCTACGACCAGATCCCGATCCCGCCCGACGTCGTCGGCACGACCGCCGACTACATGCTGGAGAACACCGTCGCCACCGTCGCGCTGCACGACGGCGCCCCGCTCTACGTGGAGCTGCCCGCCAGCGTCGAGCTGACGATCGCCCAGACCGACCCGGGCGTGCAGGGCGACCGTTCGACCGGCGGCACGAAGCCCGCGACCCTGGAGACGGGCGCGACGATCAACGTGCCGCTGTTCATCACGACCGGCGAGAAGGTCAAGGTCGACACCCGCGACGGCCGCTATCTGGGCCGGGTGACGAGCTGA
- the aroB gene encoding 3-dehydroquinate synthase: MSVQAKVSDVVRIPVRPGGERAYDVVLGEGLLGDLAETVAGRTRAAVIHPAALRTTADAVVADLRANAGVEAHAVEVPDGEEAKQLRIAGFCWDVLGRIGFTRDDVIIGLGGGTVTDLAGFVAASWLRGVDVVQVPTTVLGMVDAAVGGKTGVDIDAGKNLVGAFHQPLTVLCDLAALATLPAVEVRAGLAEVVKTGFIADAAILDLLDDDPTGAAHLPELVERSIRVKAEVVSGDPREAGRREILNYGHTLGHAIEKVEHFTWRHGAAISVGMVFAAELSRLVAGLDDATADRHRELLTRIGLPVSYRGDRWPALLDAMRVDKKSRGRRLRFIGLAAQGETVILDSPDTGLLIAAFTAVAPGGLALPEAP, encoded by the coding sequence GTGAGTGTGCAGGCGAAGGTGTCCGACGTCGTGCGGATCCCGGTCCGTCCCGGCGGGGAGCGGGCCTACGACGTCGTGCTCGGTGAGGGGTTGCTCGGCGATCTCGCCGAGACGGTCGCCGGGCGGACCCGCGCCGCGGTGATCCATCCGGCGGCGCTGCGAACCACGGCGGACGCCGTCGTCGCGGACCTGCGGGCGAACGCCGGCGTCGAGGCGCACGCGGTCGAGGTGCCCGACGGCGAGGAGGCCAAGCAGCTGCGCATCGCCGGCTTCTGCTGGGACGTCCTCGGCCGGATCGGCTTCACCCGCGACGACGTGATCATCGGTCTCGGTGGCGGCACCGTGACCGACCTGGCGGGGTTCGTCGCCGCGAGCTGGCTGCGCGGAGTGGACGTCGTCCAGGTGCCGACCACCGTGCTCGGCATGGTCGACGCGGCCGTCGGCGGCAAGACCGGCGTCGACATCGACGCGGGCAAGAACCTGGTCGGGGCGTTCCACCAGCCGCTGACCGTGCTGTGCGACCTCGCCGCGCTGGCCACGCTGCCGGCCGTCGAGGTGCGCGCCGGGCTCGCCGAGGTGGTCAAGACCGGGTTCATCGCCGACGCCGCCATCCTCGACCTGCTCGACGACGACCCCACGGGCGCCGCCCACCTGCCCGAACTGGTCGAACGCTCCATCCGGGTCAAGGCCGAGGTCGTCTCCGGTGATCCCCGGGAGGCCGGCCGCCGGGAGATCCTCAACTACGGCCACACCCTCGGCCACGCGATCGAGAAGGTCGAGCACTTCACCTGGCGGCACGGCGCGGCGATCTCGGTGGGCATGGTGTTCGCGGCGGAACTGTCCCGGCTCGTCGCCGGCCTCGACGACGCCACCGCCGACCGGCATCGCGAGCTGCTGACCCGCATCGGCCTGCCGGTGAGCTACCGCGGCGACCGGTGGCCGGCGCTGCTCGACGCCATGCGGGTGGACAAGAAGTCCCGCGGCCGGCGGCTGCGTTTCATCGGCCTGGCCGCCCAGGGCGAGACCGTCATCCTCGACAGTCCGGACACCGGCCTGCTGATCGCCGCGTTCACGGCGGTCGCCCCCGGCGGCCTGGCGCTGCCCGAAGCACCCTGA
- a CDS encoding shikimate kinase, which produces MVGEEAPAAPAGPRAVLVGAPGAGKTTVGTRLAQRWGVGFRDTDADVEAELGRSVADIFIEFGEEYFRAAEARAVAAALAEHRGIVALGGGAVLDAATRALLAGHRVVYLEVGVSDAVRRVGLARDRPLLVEGPRARLTALLKARQPLYAEVAAVVIDTAGRQPDEVADLVAAALAELPAPPVPGASVRIPR; this is translated from the coding sequence ATGGTTGGGGAGGAGGCGCCGGCGGCGCCGGCCGGGCCGCGTGCGGTCCTGGTCGGGGCGCCCGGCGCGGGCAAGACGACAGTGGGGACGCGGCTCGCGCAGCGGTGGGGCGTCGGGTTCCGCGACACCGACGCGGACGTCGAGGCCGAGCTCGGCCGCAGCGTCGCCGACATCTTCATCGAGTTCGGCGAGGAATACTTCCGGGCCGCGGAGGCGCGGGCGGTGGCCGCCGCGCTCGCCGAGCACCGCGGGATCGTCGCCCTGGGCGGCGGGGCGGTCCTCGACGCCGCCACCAGGGCGCTGCTCGCCGGTCACCGGGTCGTCTACCTGGAGGTCGGCGTGTCCGACGCGGTACGCCGGGTCGGCCTCGCGCGCGACCGGCCGCTGCTCGTCGAGGGGCCGCGCGCGCGGCTCACCGCCCTGCTCAAGGCCCGCCAGCCGCTGTACGCCGAGGTGGCGGCGGTCGTCATCGACACCGCCGGCCGGCAGCCGGACGAGGTCGCCGATCTGGTCGCCGCCGCCCTGGCGGAACTGCCCGCGCCGCCGGTTCCGGGGGCGTCAGTGAGGATTCCACGGTGA
- the aroC gene encoding chorismate synthase, whose translation MVRWLTAGESHGPALVATVEGLPAGIRVTSDDIAAELARRRLGHGRGARMSFERDVVELLGGLRHGVSLGGPISVVVRNSEWPKWERVMSPDPVDPAALAGLGRNAPLTRPRPGHADLAGMQKYGFDDARPVLERASARETAARVALGTAAKALLRQAYGIELLSHVVAIGAAEVPPGLPAPTSLAAIDANPVRCADQATSERMVAEIDAAQADSDTLGGIVEVLAYGCPPGLGSYVHGDRRLDARLAGELMGIQAIKGVEFGDGFTTARRRGSVAHDEIEPVGGVGRRVRRATDRAGGVEGGMTTGEPLRVRVAMKPISSLTRPLSTVDVTTGEAAVAINQRSDVCAVPAAGVVTEAMVALVLADAALEKFGGDSVEETRRNCEGYLKSLVIH comes from the coding sequence ATGGTGCGTTGGTTGACTGCCGGGGAGTCGCACGGTCCCGCCCTGGTGGCCACGGTCGAGGGGCTGCCCGCGGGTATCCGGGTGACCAGTGACGACATCGCCGCGGAGCTTGCCCGTCGGCGTCTCGGGCACGGCCGTGGGGCGCGGATGAGCTTCGAGCGGGACGTCGTCGAGCTGCTCGGCGGCCTGCGCCACGGTGTCTCGCTCGGCGGTCCGATCAGCGTCGTCGTCCGCAACAGCGAGTGGCCGAAGTGGGAGCGGGTCATGTCGCCCGACCCGGTCGATCCGGCCGCACTCGCGGGCCTGGGGCGCAACGCTCCCCTGACCCGGCCGCGGCCCGGCCACGCCGACCTCGCCGGCATGCAGAAGTACGGCTTCGACGACGCCCGTCCGGTGCTGGAGCGCGCCAGCGCCCGCGAGACGGCGGCGCGCGTCGCGCTCGGCACCGCGGCCAAGGCGCTGCTCCGCCAGGCGTACGGCATCGAGCTCCTCTCCCACGTCGTCGCGATCGGCGCGGCCGAGGTCCCGCCGGGCCTGCCCGCGCCCACCTCGCTCGCGGCGATCGACGCCAACCCCGTCCGCTGCGCCGACCAGGCCACCAGCGAGCGGATGGTCGCCGAGATCGACGCCGCCCAGGCCGACTCCGACACCCTCGGTGGCATCGTCGAGGTGCTGGCCTACGGCTGCCCGCCGGGGCTCGGCAGCTACGTGCACGGCGACCGCCGCCTCGACGCGCGCCTCGCGGGCGAGCTCATGGGCATTCAGGCGATCAAGGGCGTCGAGTTCGGCGACGGGTTCACCACCGCGCGCCGCCGCGGCTCGGTGGCGCACGACGAGATCGAGCCGGTCGGCGGCGTGGGCCGGCGCGTGCGGCGCGCCACCGACCGGGCCGGCGGTGTCGAGGGCGGCATGACCACCGGTGAGCCCCTGCGGGTCCGGGTGGCGATGAAGCCGATCTCCTCGCTCACCCGCCCCCTGTCCACCGTGGACGTGACCACCGGCGAGGCCGCGGTCGCGATCAACCAGCGGTCGGACGTGTGCGCGGTGCCCGCCGCGGGCGTCGTCACCGAGGCGATGGTCGCGCTCGTGCTTGCCGACGCCGCCCTGGAGAAGTTCGGCGGCGACTCGGTGGAGGAGACCCGGCGCAACTGCGAGGGCTACCTGAAGTCCCTGGTCATCCATTGA
- a CDS encoding prepilin peptidase has translation MVGEIGLSVLMALVAFAVAIPVGHRVVAGVPPPDGAEPRRAAPGKAALGIGTAVVVAAVTTVLHNHPGWLPAYLYLGMLGVWLSAIDVRVHRLPDALVLPSYPLLAVLLGAAALVDDAPDRLLRAVLAGAACWLAFLTLYRLPRAGLGRGDVKLAGLLGGALGWLGWPSVVFGMFAGVVLGGVAALVLLAAGRARWHDRLAYGPFLLAGTLLAVLVGGG, from the coding sequence GTGGTGGGCGAGATCGGGCTCAGCGTGCTGATGGCGCTGGTGGCGTTCGCGGTGGCGATACCGGTCGGGCACCGGGTCGTGGCGGGGGTGCCCCCGCCGGACGGTGCCGAACCGCGTCGCGCCGCTCCGGGGAAGGCGGCCCTGGGGATCGGCACGGCGGTGGTGGTGGCCGCGGTGACCACCGTCCTGCACAACCATCCTGGCTGGTTACCGGCCTATCTGTATCTCGGCATGCTCGGGGTCTGGCTGTCCGCGATCGACGTGCGGGTGCACCGCCTGCCGGACGCTCTGGTACTGCCGTCCTACCCGTTGCTGGCCGTGCTGCTCGGAGCCGCCGCGCTGGTTGACGACGCACCGGATCGCCTGCTGCGGGCGGTGCTTGCCGGCGCCGCCTGCTGGCTGGCCTTCCTGACGCTGTACCGGCTGCCGCGCGCCGGCCTCGGCCGGGGCGACGTCAAGCTCGCGGGTCTGCTCGGCGGGGCCCTGGGCTGGCTGGGCTGGCCGAGCGTGGTGTTCGGGATGTTCGCCGGGGTGGTCCTCGGCGGGGTGGCGGCGCTCGTGCTGCTCGCCGCCGGCCGGGCCCGCTGGCACGATCGCCTCGCCTACGGGCCGTTCCTGCTGGCCGGAACCCTGCTGGCGGTCCTGGTCGGCGGCGGCTGA
- a CDS encoding shikimate dehydrogenase, which yields MLGAPVDHSLSPVLHAAAYAELGLAVTYTAIHCDASELPAMMERVRSDPDWVGLSLTMPLKTVVVDLLDEVDPTAAAIGAVNTVVVGEAGRLHGYNTDVVGIGVALRRVMRGAVPGQPLILGAGGTARAAVAAVAAAGCPHVAVVARRPEAVAEVARIGARLGVEVTALPWELLAGGLPAGPDLVIATTPAGATDPLATRRWPASSQLVELLYHPWPTALAAAAYRAGARVASGLEILAAQAVGQVEHFTGRRVPAGVLLTAGQAALDERLNASVVAGIDGAGSAGG from the coding sequence GTGCTCGGCGCCCCGGTGGACCATTCGCTCTCCCCGGTGCTGCACGCGGCCGCCTACGCGGAGCTCGGGCTTGCCGTCACCTACACGGCCATCCACTGCGACGCCTCCGAGCTGCCGGCGATGATGGAGCGGGTCCGGTCGGACCCGGACTGGGTCGGCCTGTCCCTGACGATGCCGCTCAAGACCGTCGTCGTGGACCTGCTTGACGAGGTCGACCCGACGGCGGCGGCGATCGGCGCGGTCAACACCGTCGTCGTCGGCGAGGCCGGGCGCCTGCACGGCTACAACACCGACGTCGTCGGCATCGGCGTCGCCCTGCGCCGGGTCATGCGGGGCGCGGTGCCCGGCCAGCCGCTGATCCTCGGCGCCGGGGGCACCGCCCGCGCGGCCGTCGCGGCCGTCGCCGCCGCCGGCTGTCCGCACGTCGCCGTGGTGGCCCGGCGTCCCGAGGCGGTCGCGGAGGTGGCCCGGATCGGCGCCCGCCTCGGCGTCGAGGTGACGGCGCTGCCGTGGGAGCTGCTCGCCGGCGGCCTGCCCGCGGGCCCGGACCTCGTCATCGCCACCACCCCCGCCGGCGCGACCGACCCCCTGGCGACCCGCCGCTGGCCGGCGTCGAGCCAGCTTGTGGAGCTGCTCTACCACCCGTGGCCGACCGCGCTGGCCGCCGCCGCGTACCGGGCCGGTGCCCGCGTCGCCAGCGGCCTGGAGATCCTCGCCGCCCAGGCCGTCGGGCAGGTCGAGCACTTCACCGGCCGCCGCGTTCCCGCCGGGGTGCTGTTGACCGCCGGCCAGGCCGCCCTCGACGAACGCCTCAACGCCAGTGTCGTCGCCGGCATCGACGGCGCCGGCTCTGCGGGCGGGTGA
- the mltG gene encoding endolytic transglycosylase MltG, with translation MTGGNLDEMLDEDPYRRGRRSAGHADRRAAGRRPDGYPEDGYADEGYAEDGYVDEDYAGEGYADGDYADGDYADEGQVGASYSGSGHTGAGHDDEGYADDYGDDGHPRDAGAGSRRDRGGRRRDRHSAAGGYPPDDAEDWGGGWDDDGADERRGRALPKLIAVLLVVAALLGVAIFGIGKVIGRVSGGSSTSADYDGSGDGIAVVQVPDGATARQIAVELHDADVTASVSAFVKAASANPKSLGIQPGTYRLRSRMSAEAALAALLDPASSAPFKFVIKEGMTVHQVLDGLHQRLGLPLSDLEAIARNPAQLGLPSYAPTLEGYLFPSTYDLVPGSTPSQLLTSFVARFKKEAASIDLEARATAMGVRPADIVTIASIVEKEVANASEGPKVARVIYNRLHDTTGRFRRLDMDSTTRYAEDEYEGPLTKDQLNKANPYNTRSVAGLPPGAISNPGIWALKSALEPAAGSWLYFVSMPQSRVTRFATTDAEWAEARAQYRAEGGRE, from the coding sequence GTGACGGGCGGCAACCTCGACGAGATGCTCGACGAGGATCCCTATCGCCGTGGCCGCCGCTCCGCCGGGCACGCCGACCGCCGAGCCGCCGGCAGGCGTCCCGACGGGTATCCCGAGGACGGCTACGCCGACGAGGGGTACGCCGAGGACGGGTATGTCGACGAGGACTATGCCGGCGAGGGCTACGCCGACGGGGACTACGCCGACGGGGACTACGCCGACGAAGGCCAGGTCGGCGCGAGCTACTCCGGTTCGGGCCACACCGGCGCGGGTCACGACGACGAGGGCTACGCCGACGACTACGGCGACGACGGGCACCCGCGCGACGCCGGGGCCGGCTCCCGCCGTGACCGCGGCGGCCGCCGGCGTGATCGGCACTCCGCCGCCGGCGGCTATCCGCCGGACGACGCCGAGGACTGGGGCGGCGGCTGGGACGACGACGGCGCCGACGAGCGCCGCGGCCGGGCGCTGCCGAAGCTGATCGCCGTCCTCCTCGTCGTCGCCGCACTGCTGGGCGTCGCCATCTTCGGCATCGGCAAGGTCATCGGCAGGGTCTCCGGCGGCAGCTCCACCAGCGCCGACTACGACGGCTCGGGCGACGGCATCGCGGTGGTGCAGGTCCCCGACGGCGCCACCGCCCGCCAGATCGCCGTGGAGCTGCACGACGCGGACGTGACCGCGTCGGTCTCGGCGTTCGTCAAGGCGGCCTCCGCCAACCCCAAGTCGCTGGGCATCCAGCCGGGCACCTACCGGCTGCGTAGCCGGATGAGCGCCGAGGCCGCGCTCGCCGCGTTGCTCGATCCGGCGTCCTCCGCGCCGTTCAAGTTCGTCATCAAGGAGGGCATGACCGTCCACCAGGTGCTCGACGGCCTGCACCAGCGGCTCGGCCTGCCGTTGAGCGATCTGGAGGCGATCGCCCGCAATCCCGCCCAACTCGGTCTGCCGTCCTACGCGCCGACCCTGGAGGGCTACCTCTTCCCGTCCACCTACGACCTGGTGCCCGGGTCCACCCCGAGCCAGCTGCTGACCTCCTTCGTCGCCCGCTTCAAGAAGGAGGCGGCGTCGATCGACCTGGAGGCCAGGGCCACCGCGATGGGTGTCAGGCCGGCCGACATCGTGACCATCGCCTCGATCGTCGAGAAGGAGGTCGCGAACGCGAGCGAGGGGCCCAAGGTCGCCCGGGTGATCTACAACCGGCTCCACGACACCACCGGGCGTTTCCGTCGCCTCGACATGGACTCCACCACCCGCTACGCCGAGGACGAGTACGAGGGCCCGCTGACGAAGGACCAGCTCAACAAGGCCAATCCGTACAACACCCGCTCGGTGGCCGGCCTGCCCCCGGGCGCGATCTCCAACCCCGGGATCTGGGCGTTGAAATCGGCCCTGGAACCGGCCGCCGGGTCATGGTTGTATTTCGTGTCCATGCCGCAGAGCAGGGTGACCCGCTTCGCGACGACCGACGCGGAGTGGGCCGAGGCGCGGGCGCAGTACCGCGCCGAGGGTGGCAGGGAGTAG
- the ruvX gene encoding Holliday junction resolvase RuvX: MSGPGNGPGGGPGNGPGDGSGSGPDLRRGVRIGVDVGSVRVGVAASDPGGVLAVPVTTLARDKRHNADIEQLVQIVRDRQAVEVVVGLPRQMSGQEGRAVQLVRQYVEVLAERIAPVPVRFVDERLTTVAAHRRMAERGVRSRARRSLVDQEAAVQILQHDLDSRPRGGAPGVAGSTGASSTGAPSTEAASADAASADAASQDER, from the coding sequence ATGAGCGGCCCGGGCAACGGGCCGGGCGGTGGGCCGGGCAACGGGCCGGGGGATGGTTCGGGCAGTGGCCCGGACCTGCGGCGCGGGGTGCGTATCGGTGTCGACGTCGGCTCCGTGCGGGTCGGGGTGGCCGCCAGCGATCCCGGCGGTGTCCTCGCGGTGCCCGTCACGACCCTGGCCCGGGATAAGCGCCATAATGCGGACATCGAGCAGCTTGTCCAGATCGTGCGAGACAGGCAGGCTGTAGAGGTCGTGGTGGGCCTGCCCCGGCAGATGTCGGGGCAGGAGGGGCGGGCGGTCCAGCTTGTCCGGCAGTACGTCGAGGTACTCGCCGAGCGGATCGCCCCCGTCCCCGTGCGGTTCGTGGACGAGCGGCTCACCACGGTTGCGGCTCATCGCAGAATGGCCGAGCGTGGCGTTCGTTCCCGCGCCCGCCGCAGTCTCGTGGATCAGGAGGCAGCCGTGCAGATCCTGCAGCACGACCTGGACAGCCGCCCCCGGGGCGGCGCGCCCGGCGTGGCCGGGTCCACGGGGGCCTCCTCCACGGGGGCCCCTTCCACGGAGGCCGCCTCTGCGGATGCCGCCTCTGCGGATGCCGCCTCTCAGGATGAGAGGTGA